One genomic region from Streptomyces sp. NBC_00582 encodes:
- a CDS encoding IS3 family transposase — protein MTVHPFIEAEKRAGHSVKRACELLKVSRTAFYARRAAKPGPRAVRDAELAEQIADVHTRSRGTYGVPRVHAVLKRAGAGCGRRRVARLMRAAGLQGRHRRRRHLTTIPDPRAALRPDLVVRDFQPDPAGLDARWCGDITYIPTEEGWLYLATVIDIASRRVVGWATADHLRTDLVADALTAACRKRRPTRPVIFHSDRGCQYTSQQFAALADQLGVRLSVGRTGQCWDNALAESFFATIKRELLGATAWPSRAAARTAIFDFIEGWYNLHRLHSSLGYLSPAEYETALAA, from the coding sequence GTGACGGTGCACCCGTTCATCGAGGCGGAGAAGCGTGCAGGTCACAGCGTCAAACGAGCGTGTGAGCTGCTGAAGGTCTCCCGGACCGCCTTCTATGCCCGCCGCGCTGCCAAGCCTGGTCCCCGCGCGGTCCGTGACGCCGAGCTGGCGGAACAGATCGCCGACGTCCACACGCGATCGCGGGGAACCTACGGCGTCCCGCGTGTCCATGCCGTGCTCAAGCGGGCAGGCGCCGGATGCGGCCGCCGACGTGTCGCGCGGCTGATGCGGGCTGCCGGCCTGCAGGGCCGACACCGAAGACGACGGCACCTGACGACGATCCCTGATCCACGAGCTGCGCTGCGGCCCGATCTCGTCGTCCGGGACTTCCAGCCCGACCCCGCCGGCCTGGATGCCCGCTGGTGCGGCGACATCACCTACATCCCCACGGAGGAGGGCTGGCTCTATCTGGCCACCGTCATCGACATCGCCTCCCGTCGCGTGGTCGGCTGGGCGACGGCCGACCACCTGCGGACCGATCTGGTCGCCGATGCCCTCACGGCCGCCTGTCGGAAGCGCCGCCCCACCCGGCCGGTGATCTTCCACTCGGATCGCGGCTGCCAGTACACCAGCCAGCAATTCGCCGCGCTGGCGGACCAGTTGGGGGTGCGCCTGTCGGTCGGCCGCACCGGACAGTGCTGGGACAACGCACTCGCCGAGTCGTTCTTCGCCACCATCAAGCGCGAGTTGCTCGGCGCCACCGCCTGGCCCAGCCGGGCCGCCGCCCGCACCGCGATCTTCGATTTCATCGAGGGCTGGTACAACTTGCACCGTCTGCACAGCAGCCTCGGCTACCTCAGTCCCGCCGAATACGAGACCGCACTCGCAGCCTGA
- a CDS encoding RacP protein yields the protein MPRASPRRGDAARRHADTVRFVLFEARPVGLEFRQLVRASDLSPSQVRSGLAALKDQAAEKGWPPLTWTREAGYQLGAEGPVLEAYERAVVREKLTEFRRFITGTVAPYAAAHPGDKWVKHIVAQLNSIESTLDLISSS from the coding sequence ATGCCCCGCGCCTCACCGCGGCGGGGCGATGCAGCCAGACGTCACGCGGACACCGTCCGGTTCGTGCTGTTCGAGGCCAGACCCGTCGGCCTTGAGTTCCGCCAGCTGGTGCGCGCCAGCGATCTGTCTCCCAGCCAGGTCCGTTCCGGACTCGCGGCGCTGAAGGACCAGGCCGCGGAGAAGGGCTGGCCCCCGCTGACCTGGACCAGGGAGGCCGGCTACCAGCTCGGGGCGGAGGGACCGGTGCTGGAGGCATACGAACGGGCGGTCGTCAGGGAGAAGCTGACCGAGTTCCGCCGGTTCATCACCGGCACCGTCGCCCCGTACGCCGCCGCCCACCCCGGAGACAAATGGGTCAAGCACATCGTCGCCCAGCTCAACTCCATCGAGTCCACCCTCGACCTCATCAGCAGCTCATGA
- a CDS encoding IS3 family transposase (programmed frameshift) — MVMKNYPPEFKADAVALYQSRPEATIRQVAADLGINPETLRNWVRAAGASRPRGRRAEAPAEPPTPLEAENAALRKKVRELEEEREILRKAAKYFAGGDALVNRFQFVADHQRRYGVKRLCTILGIARSSFYYWRRTAEVRAARQAADARLAARIRAVHRESDGTYGVPRITAELRGDGERVNHKRIARVMRSINLAGVRLRRRHRTTITDPAAAKAPDLIGRDFTASEPNTKYVGDITYLPVDGGKFLYLATVIDLASRRLAGWAIADHMRTGLVIDALAAAERTRGSLAGAVMHTDHGAQYTSRAFADACRQAGIRQSMSAIGSSADNALAESFNATFKRETLQGRKTWSSEREAHLDAFRWLHRYNTRRRHSSLGHRSPIAYETASRTAPTTLIPAA, encoded by the exons GTGGTCATGAAGAACTATCCGCCGGAGTTCAAGGCGGATGCGGTCGCGCTGTACCAGTCGCGGCCCGAGGCGACGATCAGGCAGGTCGCTGCTGATCTGGGGATCAACCCTGAGACCCTGCGGAACTGGGTCCGGGCGGCTGGAGCGAGCCGGCCGCGGGGGCGGCGGGCGGAGGCGCCCGCCGAGCCGCCCACGCCGCTGGAGGCGGAGAACGCCGCTCTGCGGAAGAAGGTCCGTGAGCTGGAGGAGGAGCGCGAGATCCTGCGGAAGGCGGCGAAGTATTTCGCCGGGG GAGACGCGCTGGTGAACCGCTTCCAGTTCGTCGCCGACCACCAGCGCCGTTACGGCGTGAAGCGGCTGTGCACCATCCTGGGCATCGCCCGCTCCAGCTTCTACTACTGGCGCCGGACCGCCGAGGTCCGCGCGGCCCGACAGGCAGCCGACGCCCGCCTGGCCGCACGGATACGAGCCGTGCACCGCGAGTCGGACGGCACCTACGGTGTCCCAAGGATCACCGCCGAACTCCGCGGGGACGGCGAGCGGGTCAACCACAAGCGCATTGCGCGCGTGATGCGGAGCATCAACCTGGCGGGAGTGCGGCTGCGACGCCGGCACCGCACCACGATCACGGACCCGGCTGCGGCGAAGGCACCGGACCTGATCGGCCGCGACTTCACCGCCAGTGAGCCGAACACCAAGTACGTCGGCGACATCACCTACCTCCCCGTGGACGGCGGGAAGTTCCTCTACCTGGCCACCGTCATCGACCTCGCCTCACGTCGCCTGGCCGGATGGGCCATCGCGGATCACATGCGAACCGGTCTCGTCATCGACGCCCTGGCCGCCGCCGAGCGGACCCGCGGCAGCCTCGCCGGGGCGGTCATGCACACCGACCACGGAGCCCAATACACCAGCCGGGCCTTCGCAGACGCCTGCCGCCAGGCCGGCATTCGCCAGTCCATGAGCGCGATCGGCTCCAGCGCGGACAACGCACTCGCCGAGTCCTTCAACGCGACGTTCAAACGCGAGACGCTCCAGGGCCGCAAGACCTGGTCCAGCGAGCGCGAGGCCCACCTCGACGCGTTCCGCTGGCTGCACCGCTACAACACCCGACGCCGTCATTCCAGCCTCGGACACCGCAGCCCGATCGCCTACGAAACCGCATCCCGAACAGCACCAACTACGCTGATACCAGCCGCATAG
- a CDS encoding pyridoxamine 5'-phosphate oxidase family protein produces MSRATAELPAGTRAFLTRPYQATFTTLRRDGTPHVTPVRFTFDASTGLARVTTRAKARKARNVAAGGPAVRVALCQADGFRWVTLEGRATVTDDPARLAEAVRRYTVRYLAAPPAPPDLVVVEIAVDHVLSLNL; encoded by the coding sequence GTGAGCCGGGCGACCGCCGAACTGCCGGCCGGCACGCGGGCGTTCCTCACTCGCCCCTACCAGGCCACCTTCACCACCCTCCGCCGCGACGGCACCCCGCACGTCACCCCCGTCCGCTTCACCTTCGACGCGTCCACCGGCCTGGCCCGCGTGACCACCCGGGCCAAGGCCCGGAAGGCCCGGAACGTGGCGGCGGGCGGCCCGGCGGTACGCGTCGCGCTCTGCCAGGCGGACGGCTTTCGCTGGGTCACCCTCGAAGGCCGGGCCACCGTCACCGACGACCCCGCGCGCCTGGCCGAGGCGGTCCGCCGCTACACCGTCCGCTACCTCGCGGCCCCGCCCGCCCCGCCAGACCTGGTCGTCGTCGAGATCGCCGTCGACCACGTCCTGAGCCTCAACCTCTGA
- a CDS encoding acetoacetate--CoA ligase yields MSTPFFTPDPQTAAASRIAEFARRQGIAPDDYAALHQWSVTDLEGFWGAVWEYFDIDADTPYEQVLAEERMPGARWFPGATLNYAHHALRNLADEDVAIIALDESGTGYEVTGERLRALVASVAATLREQGVGKGDRVVGYLPNTPHAIVAFLAAASLGAVWSVCGQDYAPKAAADRFAQLEPTVLIAADGYLFNGTTHDRRDATLELTRSLPTLKATLLVDHVGLPWPSPAYPSLVIPWEDAATRTEELTCTPVPFDHPLWVVFSSGTTGLPKGIVHGHGGVLLEHLKTLGLHSDLGPGDRLLWYTTTHWMMWNLVASTLLTGATTCAYDGSPAPFAKLDVLWELAARHRITVFGTSPQYLLGMAKFGIDPSGHDLSSVRVVGCTGSALPASAYPWVRDHVGERVLLASISGGTDVVSGFAGSAPNTPVWAGELSAPHLGVALAAYDAEGLPVVDRVGELVVTRPMPSMPLSFWNDPDGGRYRDAYFSYYPGVWRHGDWITLTGHGSVIVHGRSDSTLNRNGVRLGSADIHDVVERLPEITEALVIGAEEPDGGYWMPLFVVPAAGVTLDDALRERIKEAIRTGASPRHVPDEILEVPGIPHTRTGKKLEVPVKRLLQGAPVEQVVNPAAVDAPELIAYYADLGEERRKGRTTA; encoded by the coding sequence ATGAGCACGCCCTTCTTCACACCCGATCCGCAGACGGCGGCCGCCAGTCGCATCGCGGAGTTCGCCCGGCGCCAGGGCATCGCCCCGGACGACTACGCCGCCCTGCACCAGTGGTCGGTCACCGACCTGGAGGGCTTCTGGGGCGCGGTGTGGGAGTACTTCGACATCGACGCCGACACCCCCTACGAGCAGGTGCTGGCCGAGGAGAGGATGCCGGGCGCCCGCTGGTTCCCCGGCGCCACCCTCAATTACGCCCACCACGCGCTGCGCAACCTGGCCGACGAGGACGTGGCGATCATCGCCCTCGACGAGTCCGGCACCGGGTACGAGGTGACGGGGGAGCGGCTGCGCGCTCTGGTCGCCTCCGTCGCCGCCACCCTGCGCGAGCAGGGCGTCGGCAAGGGCGACCGGGTCGTGGGCTATCTGCCCAACACCCCCCACGCGATCGTCGCGTTCCTGGCCGCAGCGAGCCTGGGCGCCGTGTGGTCGGTGTGCGGCCAGGACTACGCCCCCAAGGCCGCCGCCGACCGGTTCGCCCAGCTCGAACCCACCGTGCTGATCGCCGCCGACGGCTACCTCTTCAACGGCACCACCCACGACCGCCGCGACGCCACCCTCGAACTCACCCGCTCCCTGCCGACGCTGAAGGCCACCCTGCTGGTGGACCACGTGGGCCTGCCCTGGCCGTCGCCGGCGTACCCGTCGCTGGTCATCCCATGGGAGGACGCCGCCACCCGCACCGAGGAACTCACCTGCACCCCCGTGCCGTTCGACCACCCGCTGTGGGTGGTGTTCTCCTCCGGCACCACCGGCCTGCCCAAGGGCATCGTCCACGGCCATGGCGGCGTCCTGCTGGAGCACCTCAAGACCCTCGGCCTGCACTCCGACCTCGGCCCCGGCGACCGCCTCCTGTGGTACACGACCACGCACTGGATGATGTGGAACCTGGTCGCCTCGACCCTGCTGACCGGCGCGACGACATGCGCGTACGACGGCAGCCCGGCGCCCTTCGCCAAGCTCGACGTCCTGTGGGAACTGGCCGCCCGCCACCGGATCACCGTCTTCGGTACCAGCCCCCAATACCTGCTGGGCATGGCCAAGTTCGGCATCGACCCGTCCGGCCATGACCTGTCGTCGGTCCGCGTGGTCGGCTGCACGGGGTCCGCCCTGCCGGCGTCCGCCTACCCGTGGGTCCGCGACCATGTGGGGGAGCGGGTGCTCCTGGCCTCCATCAGCGGCGGCACGGACGTGGTGTCGGGCTTCGCGGGCAGTGCGCCCAACACCCCGGTCTGGGCCGGGGAGTTGTCGGCACCGCACCTGGGGGTGGCGCTGGCCGCCTACGACGCCGAGGGCCTGCCGGTGGTGGACCGGGTCGGCGAGCTGGTCGTCACCCGACCCATGCCGTCGATGCCGTTGTCCTTCTGGAACGACCCCGACGGCGGCCGCTACCGCGACGCCTACTTCTCTTACTATCCCGGCGTCTGGCGGCACGGCGACTGGATCACCCTCACGGGCCACGGCTCGGTGATCGTCCACGGCCGCTCCGACAGCACGCTCAACCGCAACGGCGTCCGGCTCGGCAGCGCCGACATCCACGACGTCGTCGAACGCCTCCCCGAGATCACCGAGGCCCTGGTCATCGGCGCGGAGGAACCCGACGGCGGCTACTGGATGCCGCTGTTCGTGGTCCCCGCGGCAGGGGTGACGCTGGACGACGCCCTGCGCGAGAGGATCAAGGAGGCCATCCGCACCGGCGCCTCGCCCCGCCACGTCCCCGACGAGATCCTCGAAGTGCCCGGTATCCCGCACACCCGCACCGGCAAGAAACTGGAGGTCCCGGTCAAGCGCCTGCTCCAGGGCGCCCCGGTCGAGCAGGTCGTGAATCCGGCCGCCGTGGACGCCCCCGAACTCATCGCCTACTACGCCGACTTGGGCGAGGAGCGCCGCAAGGGCAGGACCACCGCATGA
- a CDS encoding IS481 family transposase yields MSHRNARLTVHGRRLLVERVRSGRPVAHVAAEMGISRVTAHKWMRRWQAEGEQGLHDRPSRPLTTPHRTAAAVEARVCRLRQDRKLGPARLGPVLGLPASTVHRILVRHGLNRLAFLDRPTGQVIRRYERDRPGELIHVDVKKLGRIPDGGGHKVLGRQAGRARRSSVGFDYVHSAIDDHSRLAYSEIHRDEKVATCAGFLTRAAAFFHAHGITRIERVLTDNAWAYRKGLAWKQVLIEIGATGKLTRAYRPQTNGKVERFNRTLLDEWAYLRPFTSNDERTAALADFLHTYNYHRCHTALGGQPPITRVNNPAGQYT; encoded by the coding sequence GTGTCCCACCGTAATGCCCGGCTGACCGTTCACGGCAGGCGGCTGCTCGTCGAGCGTGTCCGTTCGGGCCGCCCCGTCGCGCATGTCGCGGCCGAGATGGGCATCTCACGTGTCACGGCCCACAAGTGGATGCGCCGCTGGCAAGCGGAGGGCGAACAGGGGCTGCACGACCGCCCCAGCCGTCCACTGACGACACCCCACCGCACGGCGGCAGCCGTGGAGGCCCGGGTGTGCCGGCTGCGCCAGGACCGCAAACTCGGCCCCGCCCGCCTCGGCCCCGTCCTGGGACTGCCCGCCTCGACCGTGCACCGCATCCTGGTCCGCCACGGCCTGAACCGGCTTGCCTTCCTCGACCGGCCCACCGGCCAGGTCATCCGCCGCTACGAACGCGACCGACCCGGCGAACTCATCCACGTCGACGTCAAGAAACTCGGCCGCATCCCCGACGGCGGCGGCCACAAGGTCCTGGGCCGCCAGGCCGGCCGCGCCCGCCGCAGCAGCGTGGGCTTCGACTACGTCCACTCAGCCATCGACGACCACAGCCGCCTCGCCTACAGCGAGATCCACCGCGACGAGAAAGTCGCCACCTGCGCCGGCTTCCTCACCCGCGCGGCCGCCTTCTTCCACGCCCACGGCATCACCCGCATCGAACGCGTGCTCACCGACAACGCCTGGGCCTACCGCAAGGGCCTGGCCTGGAAGCAGGTGCTCATCGAGATCGGCGCGACCGGCAAGCTGACTCGCGCCTACCGCCCGCAGACCAACGGCAAGGTCGAACGCTTCAACCGCACCCTGCTCGACGAGTGGGCCTACCTGCGGCCTTTCACCAGCAACGACGAACGCACCGCAGCCCTGGCCGACTTCCTCCACACCTACAACTACCATCGCTGCCACACCGCACTCGGAGGCCAGCCACCCATCACCCGAGTCAACAACCCTGCGGGTCAATACACCTAG
- a CDS encoding DoxX family protein, protein MRTVLAVALSFVFLPLGLAKIAAVPLMRQAAAHLGMSPGLYHVVGALEVAGAAGLLLGLVSLPLGVAAATGLALLMAAAAVVHLRHGDPPPRALPAAVLALIAVTYAATAVAAG, encoded by the coding sequence ATGAGAACAGTGCTCGCCGTCGCCCTGTCCTTCGTCTTCCTTCCCCTGGGCCTGGCGAAGATCGCCGCGGTGCCGTTGATGCGCCAGGCGGCGGCCCACCTCGGCATGTCACCGGGCCTCTACCACGTCGTCGGCGCACTGGAGGTGGCCGGGGCCGCCGGTCTGCTGCTGGGGCTGGTGTCGCTCCCGCTCGGCGTGGCCGCCGCGACGGGACTGGCGTTGCTGATGGCCGCGGCGGCGGTGGTCCACCTGCGCCACGGCGACCCGCCGCCCCGGGCGCTCCCGGCGGCCGTACTGGCCCTGATCGCCGTGACGTACGCGGCCACGGCGGTGGCCGCCGGCTGA
- a CDS encoding recombinase family protein, whose translation MCPRSGVKAPHPGDTILVHTLDRLGRNPREVLNLVHGLNDKHIGVRSPADPLPINTADEGMGRIAFLLPALFAKMERTFTAERATHARAVAETAGRRIGRPVATPFDMIEYARPLKDQGSSNGEISSKTGISKTSVHRYLQG comes from the coding sequence GTGTGTCCAAGATCAGGGGTCAAGGCCCCCCACCCCGGCGACACGATCCTGGTGCACACCCTCGACCGGCTCGGCCGAAACCCGCGCGAAGTCCTCAACCTGGTGCACGGCCTGAACGACAAGCACATCGGCGTACGCTCGCCGGCCGACCCGCTGCCGATCAACACCGCCGATGAGGGCATGGGCCGCATCGCCTTCCTTCTGCCGGCCCTGTTCGCCAAGATGGAACGCACCTTCACCGCCGAACGCGCCACCCACGCCCGCGCCGTCGCCGAAACCGCGGGCCGCCGCATCGGCCGCCCCGTAGCCACTCCTTTCGACATGATCGAGTACGCGCGCCCGCTCAAGGACCAAGGCAGCAGCAATGGGGAGATCAGCAGCAAGACCGGTATCTCGAAGACCTCCGTGCACCGCTACCTCCAGGGGTAG
- a CDS encoding NAD(P)-dependent oxidoreductase: MRIAVFGANGPTGRHLTEQALAAGHQVVAVTRRPGSLPARPGLTVAVADATDPVAVDAALGGTDAVLSALGARFSKETITTYSASATAVTGAMARHGIKRLLAVSSSVADPNWRPTGAHFFNHVLDPLVNRRLGRTLHEDMRRMEDVIRRTSLDWTLVRPSGLFEYPVVTEYHTAETSADGVFTARADLAASMLRELEERRYVRTAMGVITTAVKPNIAKLIWNEGVKKK; encoded by the coding sequence ATGCGTATCGCAGTCTTCGGCGCCAATGGACCGACCGGCCGCCACCTCACCGAGCAGGCCCTCGCCGCCGGCCACCAGGTCGTCGCCGTGACCCGCCGCCCCGGCTCCTTGCCTGCGCGGCCCGGCCTCACCGTGGCCGTCGCCGACGCCACCGACCCGGTGGCCGTCGATGCCGCGCTCGGCGGGACGGACGCCGTTCTCTCCGCGCTGGGCGCACGCTTCAGCAAGGAGACCATCACCACGTACTCGGCGAGCGCCACGGCCGTCACCGGGGCCATGGCCCGCCACGGCATCAAGCGACTTCTCGCCGTCAGCTCCAGCGTCGCCGACCCGAACTGGCGTCCCACCGGCGCGCACTTCTTCAACCATGTGCTCGACCCGCTGGTGAACCGGCGCCTGGGCCGCACTCTTCACGAGGACATGCGCCGCATGGAGGACGTGATCCGTCGAACGAGCCTCGACTGGACCCTCGTGCGACCCTCGGGCCTGTTCGAGTACCCCGTCGTCACGGAGTACCACACCGCCGAGACCAGCGCCGACGGCGTCTTCACCGCCCGCGCCGACCTCGCCGCGAGCATGCTGCGCGAGCTGGAGGAACGGCGGTACGTCCGGACAGCCATGGGCGTCATCACCACGGCCGTGAAGCCGAATATCGCCAAGCTGATCTGGAATGAGGGCGTGAAGAAGAAGTGA
- a CDS encoding TetR/AcrR family transcriptional regulator, whose protein sequence is MNNPALAPARTRGRPRGNPPTRQVIVSAARGLFLEHGYRRTTVRAVAAAAGVDPALIAYHFGSKKGLFAEVMQVQCANALAVDDVLGGDPATLPDRLIDAVTDLWEDADFQQLTTEGDEAAEVIREYLEHELLTRLVEFLGGRDATARATAAVTILGGLIYTRYLNPLPTPAALTPSETRHILAPALRTALAPRLRTATTARAGRRGSPTSAGGAVRH, encoded by the coding sequence ATGAATAACCCCGCCCTCGCACCCGCCCGCACCCGAGGCCGCCCGCGCGGCAACCCGCCGACCCGCCAGGTGATCGTCTCGGCGGCCCGCGGGTTGTTCCTGGAGCACGGGTATCGGCGCACCACCGTGCGTGCGGTGGCCGCGGCGGCCGGGGTCGATCCGGCGCTGATCGCCTACCACTTCGGCTCGAAGAAGGGCCTGTTCGCAGAGGTGATGCAGGTCCAGTGCGCCAACGCACTGGCGGTGGACGACGTCCTCGGCGGCGACCCGGCCACCCTCCCCGACCGCCTGATCGACGCGGTCACGGATCTGTGGGAGGACGCCGACTTCCAGCAGCTCACCACCGAGGGCGACGAGGCCGCCGAAGTCATCCGCGAATACCTGGAACACGAGCTGCTGACCCGGCTTGTTGAATTTCTCGGTGGCCGGGACGCGACCGCCCGCGCCACAGCCGCGGTGACGATCCTCGGCGGCCTCATCTACACCCGCTACCTCAACCCCTTGCCTACCCCCGCCGCTCTCACCCCGTCCGAGACCCGCCACATCCTTGCCCCGGCACTGCGCACAGCTCTGGCCCCGAGGCTGCGCACCGCGACAACCGCCAGAGCAGGCCGTCGAGGCTCACCGACCTCCGCTGGAGGCGCCGTCCGGCATTGA
- a CDS encoding IS3 family transposase yields MESMGKKKPRPRRSFTPEFKAEIVELCRRGDRSVGQIAKDFDLTETAVRDWVKQAEVDAGERDGLTSSEREELAALRRENRRLREDVDILKRATAFFAKETR; encoded by the coding sequence ATGGAGAGCATGGGGAAGAAGAAGCCTCGCCCTCGTCGCTCGTTCACGCCGGAGTTCAAGGCGGAGATCGTCGAGCTGTGCCGACGCGGTGACCGCTCGGTCGGTCAGATCGCCAAGGACTTCGATCTGACCGAGACCGCGGTGCGTGACTGGGTGAAGCAGGCCGAGGTCGATGCAGGCGAGCGGGACGGCCTGACCAGCAGCGAACGCGAGGAGCTGGCCGCACTGCGGCGGGAGAACCGCCGTCTGCGTGAGGACGTCGACATCCTCAAGCGTGCCACGGCTTTCTTCGCGAAGGAGACCCGGTGA
- a CDS encoding haloalkane dehalogenase: protein MPTLPVLDSTLHYRESGDPAGLPFVFLHGNPTSSHLWRNVLPGVAAPGRRLLAPDLIGMGDSGKPDLAYSFDDHARYLDAWFDALGLTEAVLVGHDWGGALAFDRAARLPGRVRGLAFTETIVKPLVGDEFPAAGRELFTLLRTPGVGEAMVLEKSLFIEGLPDTVATPLAPADLEVYRRPFPTPRSRRPVLAWTRMMPLDSEPADVVARVEHYDAWLAESPEVPKLLAAFEPGPGAMTGPRAVAWCEANIAGLEVSRHGLAGHHSPEDRPEELAAAINAWADRHGLARP from the coding sequence ATGCCCACCCTTCCCGTCCTCGACTCCACCCTCCACTACCGCGAGTCCGGCGACCCCGCCGGGCTGCCGTTCGTCTTCCTCCACGGCAACCCCACCTCCTCCCACCTGTGGCGGAACGTCCTGCCGGGTGTGGCCGCGCCCGGCCGCCGCCTGCTGGCCCCGGACCTCATCGGCATGGGCGACTCCGGCAAGCCCGACCTCGCCTACTCCTTCGACGACCACGCCCGCTACCTCGACGCCTGGTTCGACGCCCTCGGCCTTACCGAGGCCGTCCTCGTCGGCCACGACTGGGGCGGCGCGCTCGCCTTCGACCGGGCCGCCCGTCTCCCGGGCCGGGTCCGCGGTCTTGCCTTCACCGAGACAATCGTCAAGCCGCTGGTCGGCGACGAGTTCCCGGCTGCGGGGCGGGAATTGTTCACCCTCCTGCGCACCCCTGGGGTGGGCGAGGCGATGGTCCTGGAGAAGTCGCTGTTCATCGAAGGGCTCCCGGACACGGTCGCCACCCCGCTCGCCCCTGCCGACCTGGAGGTCTACCGCCGCCCCTTTCCCACCCCGCGGAGCCGCCGCCCGGTGTTGGCGTGGACGCGCATGATGCCGCTGGACAGCGAGCCCGCCGACGTCGTGGCCCGCGTCGAGCACTACGACGCCTGGCTGGCCGAAAGCCCCGAAGTCCCCAAGCTGCTCGCCGCGTTCGAGCCGGGACCCGGTGCGATGACCGGCCCAAGGGCCGTGGCCTGGTGCGAGGCAAACATCGCAGGCCTGGAGGTCTCCCGTCACGGCCTCGCCGGTCACCACTCCCCGGAGGACCGCCCCGAGGAACTGGCCGCGGCGATCAACGCCTGGGCCGACCGCCATGGCCTGGCGCGCCCATAG